From Rhizobium favelukesii, the proteins below share one genomic window:
- a CDS encoding amino acid ABC transporter substrate-binding protein, with translation MNLLKTIAAAALIQAAALLPAVAGENLAAIKSSGVFKIGTEGTYAPFTYHDDSSKLVGFDVEIGEAVAAKLGVKAEFVEGKWDGLIAGLDAKRYDTVINQVGITEARKQKYDFSEPYIASKAVLIVRDGDDSIKGFADLKGKKSAQSLTSNFGKLAEQSGAELVGTDGFDQSIQLVITKRADATINDSLSFLDFKKHKPEAPVKIVAQQENADYSGIIIRKSEPELLEAINKALADIKADGTYKKISDKYFGQDVSK, from the coding sequence ATGAACCTTCTGAAGACCATCGCCGCCGCAGCGCTCATTCAGGCCGCCGCGCTTCTTCCTGCCGTTGCCGGCGAAAACCTCGCCGCCATCAAATCATCAGGCGTCTTCAAGATCGGCACCGAGGGAACCTACGCTCCGTTCACCTATCATGACGACAGCAGCAAGCTCGTCGGCTTCGACGTGGAGATCGGCGAAGCGGTTGCTGCCAAGCTTGGCGTCAAGGCAGAATTCGTCGAAGGCAAATGGGACGGGCTGATCGCCGGTCTCGATGCGAAGCGCTACGACACCGTCATCAACCAGGTCGGTATTACCGAGGCGCGCAAGCAGAAATACGACTTCTCCGAGCCGTATATTGCGTCAAAGGCCGTCCTCATCGTCCGCGATGGCGACGACAGCATTAAGGGCTTTGCAGACCTCAAGGGCAAGAAGTCGGCTCAGTCGCTGACCAGCAACTTCGGCAAGCTCGCCGAGCAGTCCGGCGCCGAACTCGTCGGCACCGATGGCTTCGACCAATCGATCCAACTCGTAATAACCAAGCGCGCAGACGCGACGATCAACGACAGCCTTTCCTTCCTCGACTTCAAAAAGCACAAGCCGGAAGCTCCGGTGAAGATCGTCGCCCAGCAGGAAAATGCCGACTATTCCGGTATCATCATCCGCAAGAGCGAGCCGGAACTGCTGGAAGCAATCAACAAGGCGCTTGCCGACATCAAGGCTGACGGCACCTACAAAAAGATCTCCGACAAATACTTCGGCCAGGACGTTTCGAAGTAA
- the ispG gene encoding flavodoxin-dependent (E)-4-hydroxy-3-methylbut-2-enyl-diphosphate synthase translates to MSSSADFDPKPRRASVAVDVGGVIVGGGAPVVVQSMTNTDTADVDATVTQVAALFKAGSELVRITVDRDESAAAVPKIRERLLRLGMDVPLLGDFHYIGHKLLADHPACAEALAKYRINPGNVGFKDKKDKQFGDIIEMAIRYDKPVRIGVNWGSLDQELLTTLMDRNAEAGSPLSARQVTREAIVQSALISANLAEEIGLPRNRIILSAKVSQVQDLIAVYSMLSERSDHALHLGLTEAGMGSKGIVASSAAMGYVLQQGIGDTIRVSLTPEPNGDRTREVQVAQELLQVMGFRQFIPVVAACPGCGRTTSTVFQELAQNIQNDIRKNMPVWREKYPGVEALNVAVMGCIVNGPGESKHADIGISLPGTGETPAAPVFIDGSKALTLRGPNIASDFEALVADYIEKRFGQKTAAE, encoded by the coding sequence ATGTCTTCTTCTGCAGATTTTGATCCGAAACCGCGCCGCGCATCCGTCGCCGTCGATGTTGGCGGCGTCATCGTGGGCGGCGGCGCGCCCGTTGTCGTCCAGTCGATGACGAATACCGATACGGCGGATGTCGACGCGACCGTCACGCAGGTGGCGGCTCTCTTCAAGGCGGGTTCGGAGCTTGTCCGGATCACCGTGGATCGCGACGAAAGTGCGGCTGCGGTTCCCAAGATTCGCGAGCGGCTGTTGCGGCTTGGCATGGACGTGCCGCTCCTCGGCGATTTTCACTACATTGGCCACAAGCTTCTTGCCGATCATCCGGCCTGTGCCGAGGCGTTGGCGAAATACCGTATCAACCCGGGCAATGTCGGCTTCAAGGACAAGAAGGACAAGCAGTTCGGCGACATCATTGAGATGGCGATCCGCTACGACAAGCCGGTGCGCATCGGCGTCAACTGGGGTTCGCTCGATCAGGAGCTACTCACGACGCTGATGGATCGGAACGCGGAAGCTGGCTCACCGCTATCGGCGCGCCAAGTGACTCGCGAAGCGATCGTGCAGTCCGCGTTGATTTCGGCCAATCTTGCCGAAGAGATAGGTCTGCCGCGCAACCGCATCATCCTGTCGGCCAAGGTTAGCCAGGTACAGGATCTGATCGCCGTCTATTCGATGCTCTCCGAACGCTCTGATCATGCGTTGCATCTCGGTCTTACCGAGGCCGGCATGGGCAGCAAGGGGATTGTCGCCTCATCGGCTGCCATGGGTTATGTGCTGCAACAGGGGATCGGCGATACCATCCGCGTGTCGTTGACGCCGGAGCCGAATGGCGACAGGACGCGCGAAGTACAGGTCGCCCAAGAGCTGCTGCAGGTGATGGGCTTCCGCCAGTTTATCCCTGTCGTTGCCGCTTGTCCCGGCTGCGGGCGCACGACCTCGACCGTTTTCCAGGAATTGGCGCAGAACATCCAGAACGACATCCGCAAGAACATGCCGGTCTGGCGCGAGAAATATCCGGGCGTCGAAGCGCTAAACGTTGCGGTCATGGGCTGCATCGTCAACGGGCCGGGTGAAAGCAAGCACGCTGACATCGGCATTTCATTGCCTGGCACCGGTGAAACGCCGGCTGCGCCTGTGTTCATCGATGGCAGCAAGGCATTGACGCTACGCGGACCGAACATCGCTTCCGACTTCGAGGCGCTTGTCGCCGACTACATCGAAAAGCGATTTGGGCAGAAGACGGCCGCGGAATAA
- a CDS encoding amino acid ABC transporter permease: MPNWLQLMADSLGPLLWAGLIFTIPLTLLSFAFGLILGLITAIGRLFGPAPVAAIARFYVWAIRGTPLLVQLFVIFYGLPSIGILLDAFPAALIGFTLNIGAYSSEIIRAVISSVPKGQWEAAYSIGMSWRQAMSRTILPQAGRVAVPPLSNTFISLVKDTSLAAAITVPELFQAAQRIVATTYEPLILYIEAALIYLALSSVLSALQVRLERRFARYGGMLEANA; this comes from the coding sequence GTGCCGAACTGGCTTCAATTGATGGCGGATTCGCTCGGACCGCTCCTCTGGGCCGGCCTGATCTTCACGATCCCGCTGACACTCCTTTCCTTTGCGTTCGGCCTGATCCTCGGGCTGATCACCGCAATCGGGCGGCTCTTCGGACCAGCGCCGGTTGCCGCGATCGCCCGCTTCTATGTCTGGGCTATCAGAGGCACGCCGCTTCTGGTGCAGCTTTTCGTGATCTTCTATGGACTGCCGAGCATCGGCATCCTGCTCGATGCCTTTCCGGCAGCACTGATCGGCTTCACCCTCAACATCGGCGCCTACAGCTCCGAGATCATCCGCGCCGTCATCTCCTCCGTACCGAAGGGGCAGTGGGAAGCGGCCTACTCGATCGGCATGAGCTGGCGTCAGGCAATGAGCCGCACGATCCTGCCGCAGGCCGGGCGCGTTGCGGTGCCGCCACTTTCCAACACGTTCATTTCGCTGGTGAAGGATACCTCGCTTGCAGCCGCCATTACGGTCCCGGAGCTGTTCCAGGCTGCGCAGCGCATCGTCGCGACCACTTACGAGCCGCTGATCCTCTACATCGAGGCTGCATTGATATACCTTGCATTGAGCTCCGTCCTATCAGCGCTGCAGGTCCGCCTCGAGCGTCGCTTTGCGCGCTACGGCGGTATGCTGGAGGCAAACGCATGA
- a CDS encoding MFS transporter, whose translation MDTQTKMASAVRTGFVTKNRAAVSLLFLMNGFLVGCWAPKIPEFAERLQLSKFQLGLMILVFGLGSLTMMPIAGAQIARHGSRLVVQAAAFCLLPILLALTLAPNIATGAVSLFLFGGFIGAMDVAMNANAVAVEKSMRRAIMSSCHAFWSLGGLIGSGLGGLLIAKLGVLGHAELATLLAAIFLGVAWPMILADPPHPDERKEKARLPLVPLPWLLGLMALFSMVPEGAVLDWGALYLRQELDASIALSGFGFAAFSLTMAIMRFAGDLVRDRLGGVKTLRICTLFAIAGMLLAAFAPDAETAIVGFALCGIGISNMVPIAFSAAGNIPGLKAGIGLSVVTTMGYSGMLVAPSAIGFVAEHIGFTVVFMALPVLLVVVLLFSNLARYADGISGGGH comes from the coding sequence ATGGATACTCAGACGAAAATGGCGTCGGCCGTCAGAACCGGTTTTGTAACGAAGAATAGAGCGGCCGTTTCGCTGCTCTTCCTGATGAACGGTTTCCTTGTCGGCTGCTGGGCGCCAAAGATCCCGGAGTTTGCTGAACGCCTGCAGCTGAGCAAGTTCCAGCTTGGACTCATGATCCTGGTCTTCGGTCTGGGCTCACTGACAATGATGCCGATTGCCGGCGCGCAAATTGCACGCCATGGCTCGCGGCTCGTCGTGCAAGCGGCCGCCTTTTGCCTGCTGCCGATCCTTCTGGCGCTCACTCTGGCGCCCAATATTGCTACGGGAGCGGTTTCGCTCTTTCTGTTCGGTGGCTTCATCGGCGCAATGGATGTTGCGATGAATGCCAATGCCGTCGCCGTCGAGAAATCGATGCGGCGCGCGATCATGTCGTCCTGCCATGCCTTCTGGAGCCTGGGCGGCTTGATCGGTTCGGGCCTCGGTGGCCTGCTGATCGCCAAGCTCGGCGTGCTCGGGCATGCCGAGTTGGCAACATTGCTTGCGGCAATCTTCCTGGGCGTCGCCTGGCCGATGATCCTTGCCGATCCGCCGCATCCTGACGAGAGGAAAGAGAAGGCGCGGCTGCCGCTTGTACCGCTTCCTTGGCTACTCGGCCTCATGGCGTTGTTTTCAATGGTTCCGGAAGGCGCAGTGCTCGATTGGGGCGCTCTGTATCTTCGGCAGGAGCTGGATGCCTCGATTGCCCTTTCCGGCTTTGGCTTTGCGGCGTTTTCGCTGACGATGGCCATCATGCGATTTGCGGGGGATCTCGTTCGTGATCGCCTGGGTGGAGTGAAAACGTTGCGCATCTGCACGCTTTTTGCCATCGCCGGCATGTTGCTTGCAGCCTTTGCGCCCGATGCCGAAACGGCGATCGTCGGCTTTGCCCTGTGTGGCATCGGCATTTCCAATATGGTGCCGATCGCCTTTTCCGCCGCCGGCAACATTCCAGGTCTGAAAGCCGGGATCGGGCTCTCTGTCGTCACCACCATGGGTTATTCCGGCATGCTGGTCGCGCCGTCGGCAATCGGCTTCGTGGCCGAGCATATTGGCTTCACCGTCGTGTTCATGGCACTGCCGGTGCTCTTGGTGGTCGTATTGCTGTTTTCCAATCTGGCGCGCTATGCTGACGGCATATCGGGCGGCGGGCACTGA
- a CDS encoding DeoR/GlpR family DNA-binding transcription regulator yields the protein MNELLMQERQSAISRKLQTDGRVLAATLAVEFGVSEDTVRRDLREMAAAGLCERVYRGALPVSSAGGSMKHRMGVASDRKRALALAAVSQITPGSMVFFDAGSTNLAIAAALPPDMTLTAATNAPAIAAALIEKPAISVILIGGMIDRQVGGALGAKAMRDMESLSPDLCILGACGIDLAAGVTTFGFEDAEFKRFATSRSRKVMVAATSEKFGTAAPHAVLPVAHCECLVVERDVEPDVLAQYRDRGCRTIVAGEAA from the coding sequence ATGAACGAACTTCTGATGCAAGAGCGGCAAAGCGCCATTTCCCGCAAGCTGCAAACCGATGGGCGCGTTCTGGCTGCCACACTGGCGGTAGAGTTCGGCGTGTCCGAGGATACGGTACGCCGTGACCTTCGCGAGATGGCGGCTGCGGGCCTTTGCGAACGTGTATACCGGGGCGCGTTGCCGGTTTCTTCGGCTGGTGGCAGCATGAAGCATCGCATGGGTGTTGCAAGTGATCGGAAACGCGCGCTGGCGCTGGCTGCAGTGTCACAGATTACGCCTGGTTCAATGGTTTTCTTCGATGCGGGAAGCACTAACCTTGCCATTGCGGCCGCGCTACCTCCGGACATGACGCTGACCGCGGCGACAAACGCACCCGCAATCGCCGCGGCGCTGATCGAGAAACCTGCGATCAGTGTCATCCTCATTGGCGGGATGATCGATCGACAGGTTGGCGGCGCGCTGGGCGCCAAGGCGATGCGCGATATGGAATCCCTGTCGCCGGATCTCTGTATTCTTGGAGCTTGCGGCATCGACCTGGCTGCGGGAGTGACCACATTCGGTTTCGAGGACGCCGAATTCAAGCGCTTTGCGACGTCAAGGAGCCGGAAGGTTATGGTTGCCGCCACGTCAGAAAAATTCGGGACGGCGGCGCCTCATGCGGTGCTGCCGGTGGCCCATTGCGAATGCCTGGTTGTCGAGCGCGATGTCGAGCCTGACGTGCTTGCGCAATATCGCGACCGTGGGTGCAGAACGATTGTCGCTGGCGAGGCGGCGTAA
- a CDS encoding amino acid ABC transporter ATP-binding protein, with product MIELSHIEKRFGDAVILKDISIRIPEGSVTALVGPSGGGKSTLLRCINLLEIPTAGMIRLGEEKLSFAPGQKTGWQAIQKIRRQTGMVFQNFQLFPHQTTIENVMEGLVTVLRWPKEKARERAMELLTKVGMAHKADAWPSTLSGGQQQRVAIARALAPSPRVLLCDEPTSALDPELSAEVVDVLGRLAREGTTMVMATHDLRLASKIANDVVFLEAGSVVETGSARNIFTAPERERTKRFISTINAAHTYDI from the coding sequence ATGATCGAGCTTTCCCACATCGAAAAGCGCTTCGGCGACGCCGTCATCTTGAAAGATATCAGCATCCGCATTCCGGAAGGTAGCGTTACGGCCCTCGTCGGCCCGTCAGGTGGTGGCAAGAGCACGCTGCTGCGCTGCATCAACCTGCTCGAAATCCCGACAGCAGGCATGATCCGCCTCGGCGAGGAGAAGCTGAGCTTTGCGCCGGGCCAGAAGACCGGCTGGCAGGCGATCCAGAAGATCCGCCGGCAGACCGGCATGGTATTCCAGAACTTCCAGCTCTTTCCGCATCAGACAACCATCGAGAATGTGATGGAAGGGCTCGTCACGGTTCTGAGGTGGCCGAAGGAGAAGGCACGGGAGCGGGCAATGGAATTGCTGACGAAGGTCGGAATGGCGCACAAGGCCGATGCCTGGCCCTCGACGCTCTCGGGTGGTCAGCAACAGCGTGTTGCAATCGCCCGCGCGCTTGCCCCGTCTCCGCGCGTTCTTCTCTGCGATGAACCGACATCGGCGCTCGACCCCGAACTCTCCGCCGAAGTCGTCGACGTTCTCGGTCGTCTCGCCCGCGAAGGCACAACCATGGTGATGGCGACGCATGACCTGCGCCTCGCCTCCAAGATCGCCAACGACGTGGTCTTCCTCGAGGCCGGCAGCGTGGTGGAGACGGGAAGCGCAAGGAACATCTTCACGGCGCCGGAGCGCGAGCGCACCAAGCGCTTCATCTCGACGATCAACGCCGCCCATACCTACGACATATAG
- a CDS encoding polyprenyl synthetase family protein, with the protein MDASSETFEARLAATAREVEAVLDILLSPAALNDEIARPESLCSAMHYAVLNGGKRLRPFLVAETASLLGGNRSTALRVGAALECVHCYSLVHDDLPAMDDDDLRRGKPTVHIAYDEATAILAGDSLLTYAFDIIAAPETSLPDTAKVALTLALARAAGIGGMAGGQALDLAAEKQVPDEQGIVTLQAMKTGALIRFACEAGAIIAGASAEDRARLRQFGERIGLAFQLADDILDLTSDAATMGKATGKDAGRGKGTLVALHGIAWAETKLAEHVREAEALLSTYAERSIILAEAARFIAGRKN; encoded by the coding sequence ATGGACGCAAGCTCTGAAACATTCGAAGCCAGACTGGCCGCCACCGCGCGCGAGGTCGAGGCTGTGCTCGACATCCTGCTGTCACCGGCTGCGCTGAACGACGAAATCGCTCGGCCGGAGAGCCTGTGTTCGGCGATGCACTATGCCGTCCTGAACGGCGGCAAGCGACTGCGGCCTTTCCTTGTTGCGGAAACGGCATCATTGCTCGGCGGCAACAGGAGCACGGCGCTGAGGGTGGGAGCGGCACTCGAATGCGTGCACTGTTATTCGCTCGTTCACGATGATTTGCCGGCGATGGACGATGACGACCTGCGCCGAGGCAAGCCGACGGTGCACATCGCATACGACGAAGCGACTGCCATTCTCGCTGGGGACAGCCTGCTGACCTATGCCTTTGACATCATCGCAGCGCCTGAAACGAGCTTGCCGGACACAGCCAAAGTGGCGTTGACGCTGGCCCTTGCGCGCGCCGCCGGAATTGGAGGCATGGCAGGCGGCCAGGCTCTCGACCTTGCTGCCGAAAAGCAGGTCCCGGACGAACAAGGCATCGTTACGCTGCAAGCCATGAAGACAGGCGCACTTATCCGCTTCGCCTGCGAGGCAGGCGCCATCATCGCCGGTGCGTCGGCAGAGGATCGCGCGCGATTGCGCCAGTTCGGCGAGAGGATCGGCCTCGCCTTCCAGCTCGCCGACGACATTCTTGATCTCACCTCCGATGCCGCCACAATGGGCAAGGCGACAGGCAAGGATGCCGGTCGCGGAAAAGGCACGCTGGTGGCACTGCATGGTATCGCATGGGCGGAAACCAAGCTTGCCGAGCATGTGCGCGAAGCCGAAGCATTGCTGTCTACCTACGCCGAGCGCAGCATCATTCTCGCCGAAGCTGCTCGCTTCATTGCGGGACGCAAGAACTGA
- a CDS encoding LysE family translocator, whose product MHEILTYLPQILPAYVAYLIAVISPGPAIMAIVSTSMTHGRKAGMTISLGIFAGSFTWACAAALGLATILQTYAIALEILKIFGGIYLLYLAYKAFKAVRANDGLPQAVVQKSLTARALLLRGYGIHVTNPKAIFAWLAIIALGMPQGARASVVGLIIGVCMATGFTIFMGYAVLFSTPHALKIYRSLRRWIEGAMAAFYCVAGLKLLASRI is encoded by the coding sequence ATGCACGAGATCCTGACCTACCTACCGCAGATCCTGCCTGCCTACGTCGCTTATTTGATCGCCGTCATCAGCCCCGGCCCGGCAATCATGGCAATCGTGTCGACGTCGATGACGCATGGCCGGAAGGCAGGCATGACCATCTCGCTCGGCATCTTTGCGGGCTCGTTCACCTGGGCTTGTGCTGCCGCTCTTGGCCTGGCAACCATCCTCCAGACCTACGCCATCGCGCTCGAGATCCTGAAGATTTTCGGCGGCATCTATCTGCTATATCTCGCCTACAAGGCCTTCAAGGCCGTACGCGCCAACGATGGCCTGCCGCAGGCTGTCGTGCAAAAGAGCCTTACGGCGCGCGCCCTGCTGCTGCGCGGCTACGGCATTCACGTTACCAATCCGAAGGCCATCTTTGCGTGGCTGGCGATCATAGCGCTCGGCATGCCGCAGGGCGCCCGAGCATCCGTCGTCGGCCTCATCATCGGCGTCTGCATGGCAACAGGTTTTACCATCTTCATGGGCTACGCAGTATTGTTCTCGACACCGCACGCACTGAAGATTTACCGCAGCCTGCGCCGCTGGATCGAAGGGGCTATGGCCGCCTTCTACTGTGTTGCGGGGCTGAAGCTTCTGGCCAGCCGAATCTGA
- a CDS encoding NADPH-dependent FMN reductase yields MSKLKIAVIVGSTRIGRFAEHPANWIAEIAVSRPELEVEVLDLLDYPMSFLGQASASSAENETAERWKKKLRAFDGYIFTAAEYNHGPTAVLKNAIDLGEFVHKPVAFVGYGGVGGARAVEQLRLIFVEMSAVSVKTGVHISFPEYLSVAKEAKSLNDYAHLVEAAKNQIDQLIWWGKALKAARAV; encoded by the coding sequence ATGAGTAAGCTCAAGATTGCCGTTATCGTCGGAAGCACACGAATCGGCCGCTTTGCGGAGCACCCCGCCAATTGGATTGCCGAAATTGCCGTAAGCCGCCCCGAACTCGAGGTTGAAGTTCTCGATCTGTTGGATTACCCGATGTCTTTCCTCGGGCAGGCGAGCGCGAGCTCGGCTGAAAACGAAACGGCGGAGCGCTGGAAGAAGAAGCTGCGCGCGTTCGACGGCTATATCTTCACAGCCGCCGAGTACAACCACGGCCCGACCGCAGTTCTCAAGAATGCGATCGATCTAGGGGAGTTCGTGCATAAGCCAGTCGCTTTCGTCGGCTATGGCGGTGTCGGGGGCGCCCGCGCAGTCGAGCAGCTGCGGCTGATTTTCGTGGAAATGAGCGCCGTTTCCGTGAAGACGGGCGTTCACATATCTTTCCCGGAATATCTCTCGGTCGCCAAGGAGGCAAAGAGCTTGAACGACTACGCGCATCTCGTCGAGGCCGCCAAGAACCAAATCGACCAGCTTATCTGGTGGGGCAAGGCGCTGAAGGCGGCGCGCGCGGTCTAA